A window of the Candidatus Paraluminiphilus aquimaris genome harbors these coding sequences:
- a CDS encoding NUDIX hydrolase, with the protein MRRYGTTPGRPEEYRQGSERAVRPKDASTLIIVRQDDEPRLLLGKRSMQHKFMPGKFVFPGGRLDLIDQRLKVPTELPEPVMQRLRKKTQSHVSDAKLRGLALAAIRETFEETGLVVGRPTTAIVHTANTGWQDYLSHGVIPPLESMDFIARAITPPYRTRRFDTRFFMVYEDVIHSDPSAVGSASGELLDLHWLTLDEARKTDLPAITRMVIDIIEERLTQPRKTQLTENAPFVRLLHNQWVNEKL; encoded by the coding sequence ATGCGTCGTTATGGCACAACACCCGGTAGACCAGAGGAATATCGTCAAGGCAGTGAACGAGCGGTGCGGCCCAAAGACGCTTCCACGCTGATCATTGTTCGGCAGGACGATGAGCCGCGATTACTCCTCGGGAAACGCTCGATGCAGCACAAGTTCATGCCGGGGAAGTTTGTCTTTCCTGGCGGTCGCCTAGATTTAATCGACCAGCGGCTAAAGGTGCCGACTGAGCTCCCCGAGCCTGTCATGCAGCGTTTACGAAAAAAAACGCAGTCACACGTTAGTGACGCGAAACTTAGAGGGCTCGCGCTCGCGGCTATTCGGGAAACATTCGAAGAGACCGGGCTTGTGGTGGGGCGGCCCACAACCGCAATCGTTCATACCGCCAATACGGGCTGGCAAGACTATCTTTCGCACGGTGTGATTCCACCGTTAGAGTCAATGGATTTCATCGCTCGGGCCATAACGCCGCCGTATCGTACGCGTCGCTTTGATACGCGATTTTTTATGGTTTATGAGGATGTCATCCACTCGGATCCCAGTGCGGTGGGTAGCGCTTCGGGAGAGCTCCTTGATCTTCATTGGCTTACACTAGACGAGGCACGAAAAACCGACTTGCCCGCAATAACACGCATGGTGATCGATATTATCGAGGAGCGATTAACCCAACCGCGCAAGACACAGCTGACAGAGAATGCGCCCTTTGTCCGCTTACTCCACAACCAATGGGTCAACGAGAAGTTATAA